In Thermodesulfatator atlanticus DSM 21156, the sequence ACTCTTTAAGACCAATTGGTACGCCAAGGTCTTCTTAGCCCTGGTGGTGGCGTGTCTGGTGGCCTCAAGCAACTACGTTATCAACGAGATCCTTGACGCCCCCAAAGACGCCCTGCACCCCACCAAGAAGAACCGCCCGATTCCCTCAGGGCGTGTTTATCTGCCGCTTGCCTATGCTGAATGGCTCATCTTGGCGGTGGTGGGGCTTACCCTGGCCTATAAAATAAACCTGGCCTTTTTTCTTTCCGCCCTCTGGTTATGGATTATGGGCTTTTTCTACAATGTGCCCCCCTTTCGCACCAAAGACGTCCCCTATTTAGATGTTCTTAGCGAAGCGGTAAACAACCCCATAAGGCTCTTTTTGGGCTGGTTTTGCCTTATCCCCAACAAAATCCCGCCCCTTTCGCTGGTACTTGCCTACTGGATGGCTGGCGCCTTTTTTATGGCCACCAAAAGGCTTGCTGAGTACCGCATGATAAATAACGCAACAATTGCCGCCAAATACCGCAAATCCTTTGGCTACTATGACGAAGAAAAGCTCATTATCAGCATCTTTTACTACGCCCTTTTTTGTGCCTTTTTCCTGGGCATCTTTATCGTTAGATACCACCTGGAACTGATTTTGTGTGTGCCGCTCTTTGCGGGATTCTTTGCCTACTACTTAAAGATCGGCTTTCGGGAAAACAGCCCGGTACAAAATCCCGAACACCTTTACAGGGAAGTGGGCTTGATGCTTTATCTCGGAATTTGCTTTGTGGCCTTTGTCTTTCTGCTCTTTGTGAAAATTCCTGTGCTTTACGAAATATTTAGAGTAGAACCAAGCTCTATTAAACCACTCTGGGAGTTTTAACATGCCAGGTCTTTTGGGATTAATCGCCAAAGATGGCAAAATAAACGCAAACGAATTTTCCAAAATGGCCCAGGCCCTAAGGCATAAAGATACTTACACCTTGTTTGAACAAAAGGAAAAGGCCTTTGCCCTTGGTTTTGTCTCAAATAACGCCTTTGCCCTGTCGCCTCAGCCTCTTAAAAACGAAAACGCTCTCTTATTTTTTGACGGGGAGATTTATGATAACAATGGCGATATCCCCGATGATGAATTCTTTTTAAAGGCTT encodes:
- a CDS encoding UbiA prenyltransferase family protein; amino-acid sequence: MKRLDLTAYIAIARPDHWFKNGFMVLGVLLAFFLKPELFKTNWYAKVFLALVVACLVASSNYVINEILDAPKDALHPTKKNRPIPSGRVYLPLAYAEWLILAVVGLTLAYKINLAFFLSALWLWIMGFFYNVPPFRTKDVPYLDVLSEAVNNPIRLFLGWFCLIPNKIPPLSLVLAYWMAGAFFMATKRLAEYRMINNATIAAKYRKSFGYYDEEKLIISIFYYALFCAFFLGIFIVRYHLELILCVPLFAGFFAYYLKIGFRENSPVQNPEHLYREVGLMLYLGICFVAFVFLLFVKIPVLYEIFRVEPSSIKPLWEF